From one Streptomyces sp. NBC_01478 genomic stretch:
- the secF gene encoding protein translocase subunit SecF, which produces MSKLGNLGARLHRGEVGYDFVGNRKIWYGISILITITAILGLTVRGLNMGIEFQGGAAFTTPKGMSASVTQAEKYAEDASGHDAVVQKLGDGSMRIQIAGIDTDQSDSIKAKLAKDLDVSTESIAADLVGPSWGDQVANKAWEGLAIFMVLVVIYLAIAFEWRMALAALVALIHDITITIGIYALVGFEVTPGTVIGLLTILGYSLYDTVVVFDSLKEQTKDITKQTRWTYSDIANRSINGTLVRSINTTVVALLPVGALLFIGGGFLGAGVLNDISLSLFVGLAAGAYSSIFIATPLVADLKEAEPQMKALKKRVLAKRAQAAAQGEPAESQVADRSDDDYDDEPEDAAAVVGPRTQPASRNRGRGRPSGKRR; this is translated from the coding sequence ATGTCGAAGCTCGGCAACCTCGGCGCCCGGCTGCACCGTGGCGAGGTCGGGTACGACTTCGTCGGCAATCGCAAGATCTGGTACGGCATCTCGATCCTGATCACCATCACGGCCATCCTCGGCCTGACGGTGCGCGGCCTGAACATGGGCATCGAGTTCCAGGGCGGCGCCGCCTTCACCACGCCGAAGGGCATGAGCGCCTCGGTGACCCAGGCCGAGAAGTACGCCGAGGACGCCTCCGGTCACGACGCGGTGGTCCAGAAGCTCGGCGACGGCAGCATGCGCATCCAGATCGCCGGCATCGACACCGACCAGTCCGACAGCATCAAGGCGAAGCTGGCGAAGGACCTCGACGTCAGTACCGAGAGCATCGCGGCGGACCTGGTCGGCCCGAGCTGGGGTGACCAGGTCGCCAACAAGGCCTGGGAGGGCCTGGCGATCTTCATGGTCCTGGTCGTGATCTATCTGGCGATCGCCTTCGAGTGGCGCATGGCCCTGGCCGCGCTCGTCGCTTTGATCCACGACATCACCATCACCATCGGCATCTACGCCCTGGTCGGCTTCGAGGTCACGCCCGGCACGGTGATCGGTCTGCTGACCATCCTCGGTTATTCGCTCTACGACACGGTCGTCGTCTTCGACAGCCTCAAGGAGCAGACCAAGGACATCACCAAGCAGACCCGGTGGACCTACAGCGACATCGCCAACCGGTCGATCAACGGCACCCTGGTGCGTTCCATCAACACCACGGTCGTCGCGCTGCTGCCGGTCGGGGCCCTGCTGTTCATCGGTGGCGGCTTCCTCGGCGCGGGTGTGCTCAACGACATCTCGCTGTCGCTGTTCGTCGGCCTCGCGGCCGGTGCGTACTCCTCGATCTTCATCGCCACGCCGCTCGTCGCCGACCTCAAGGAGGCCGAGCCGCAGATGAAGGCGCTCAAGAAGCGCGTCCTCGCCAAGCGGGCCCAGGCCGCCGCGCAGGGCGAGCCGGCGGAGTCGCAGGTCGCCGACCGCTCGGACGACGACTACGACGACGAGCCGGAGGACGCGGCAGCCGTCGTCGGCCCGCGCACCCAGCCGGCGTCCCGCAACCGCGGCCGTGGCCGTCCCTCGGGGAAGCGTCGATGA
- the secD gene encoding protein translocase subunit SecD, with product MAAPKRGRSASAQSKPGRSLALILIAIVALTGGMFASGHNTPRLGIDLAGGTSITLQAVAQPGEESAINKTNMDTAVDIMNRRVNGLGVSEAEVQTQGDKNIIVNIPKGTNSEEARQQVGTTAKLYFRPVLATEASVGAATATPSPSASGSASSSPSSSASPKTTASSSKTGSATPSASATSQGRAVSDALKADASSSASPSASASASTTPSATSSAAASAAAAKLEAQYTALDCSKKSVQNTAGKNAKAEDATVACGQVSGVWYKYVLGPAAVDGTDVKKAAAVLNTTTAAGWQVTMDFTGKGGDKFAKVTGELAKNTAPQNEFGIVLDGQVVSSPSVSSSITGGSAEISGSFTQEEAQSLANMLSYGALPLTFKVANMTTVTAALGGEQLHAGLIAGAIGLALVVVYLLVFYRGLSVIAIPSLLVSAILTYVIMALLGPGIGFALNLPAVCGAIVAIGITADSFIVFFERIRDEIREGRSLRPSVERAWPRARRTILVSDFVSFLAAAVLFIVTVGKVQGFAFTLGLTTVLDVVVVFLFTKPLMTILARRKFFADGHKWSGIDPKALGAKPPLRRTRRPAPVDPKEA from the coding sequence GTGGCAGCACCTAAGAGGGGCCGTAGCGCGAGCGCCCAGAGCAAGCCAGGGCGCTCGCTGGCCCTCATCCTGATCGCCATCGTGGCGCTCACCGGTGGCATGTTCGCATCCGGGCACAACACTCCGCGTCTCGGCATCGACCTGGCCGGCGGCACGAGCATCACCCTGCAGGCGGTGGCCCAGCCCGGCGAAGAATCGGCGATCAACAAGACCAACATGGACACCGCGGTCGACATCATGAACCGCCGTGTCAATGGTCTTGGTGTTTCGGAGGCCGAGGTCCAGACCCAGGGCGACAAGAACATCATCGTCAACATCCCCAAGGGCACGAACTCGGAGGAGGCGCGGCAGCAGGTCGGTACGACCGCCAAGCTGTACTTCCGCCCGGTCCTGGCCACGGAGGCCTCCGTGGGCGCGGCGACGGCGACCCCGTCCCCGAGCGCGTCCGGCAGCGCCTCCAGCAGCCCGTCGAGCTCGGCCAGTCCCAAGACGACCGCCTCCTCGTCCAAGACCGGCTCCGCGACCCCGTCGGCCTCCGCCACCTCGCAGGGCCGTGCCGTCAGTGACGCCCTGAAGGCCGACGCCTCCTCGTCCGCGAGCCCCAGCGCCTCGGCCTCCGCCAGCACCACCCCGTCGGCGACCAGCAGCGCCGCCGCCAGCGCGGCGGCCGCCAAGCTGGAGGCGCAGTACACCGCGCTCGACTGCTCCAAGAAGTCGGTCCAGAACACCGCCGGCAAGAACGCCAAGGCCGAGGACGCGACCGTGGCCTGCGGCCAGGTCTCGGGTGTCTGGTACAAGTACGTGCTCGGCCCCGCCGCCGTGGACGGCACCGACGTCAAGAAGGCCGCGGCCGTCCTGAACACGACGACCGCCGCCGGCTGGCAGGTCACCATGGACTTCACCGGCAAGGGTGGCGACAAGTTCGCCAAGGTCACCGGTGAACTGGCGAAGAACACGGCCCCGCAGAACGAGTTCGGCATCGTCCTCGACGGCCAGGTCGTCTCCAGCCCGTCCGTCAGCTCGTCGATCACCGGCGGCAGCGCGGAGATCTCCGGCAGCTTCACCCAGGAAGAGGCCCAGAGCCTCGCCAACATGCTGTCGTACGGCGCCCTGCCGCTGACCTTCAAGGTGGCGAACATGACCACCGTGACCGCCGCCCTCGGTGGTGAGCAGTTGCACGCCGGTCTGATCGCGGGCGCGATCGGCCTCGCGCTGGTCGTCGTCTACCTGCTGGTCTTCTACCGCGGTCTGTCGGTCATCGCGATCCCCTCGCTGCTGGTCTCCGCGATCCTCACCTACGTGATCATGGCGCTGCTCGGCCCGGGCATCGGCTTCGCGCTGAACCTGCCGGCCGTCTGCGGTGCGATCGTCGCGATCGGTATCACCGCGGACTCGTTCATCGTGTTCTTCGAACGCATCCGGGACGAGATCCGCGAGGGCCGCTCGCTGCGTCCCTCCGTGGAGCGGGCCTGGCCCCGGGCCCGGCGCACCATCCTGGTCTCCGACTTCGTGTCGTTCCTCGCCGCCGCGGTGCTGTTCATCGTCACCGTCGGCAAGGTCCAGGGCTTCGCGTTCACGCTCGGTCTGACCACCGTGCTCGACGTGGTCGTCGTCTTCCTCTTCACGAAGCCGCTGATGACCATCCTCGCCCGCAGGAAGTTCTTCGCGGACGGCCACAAGTGGTCCGGCATCGACCCGAAGGCGCTGGGCGCCAAGCCGCCGCTGCGCCGCACCCGCCGTCCCGCCCCCGTAGACCCGAAGGAGGCGTGA
- the yajC gene encoding preprotein translocase subunit YajC, translated as MNIVTLLPFIVLIGAMFLMTRSAKRKQQAAASMRNDMQPGTGVRTIGGVYATVKEVNEETVLLDAGPGVELLFAKNAIGAVLTDDEYNRIVHGVEHDLKDDADTVPDDASSLTETDEPAADSSDDKPIDLGKKDAADEPADATEEQAEAAEAKTDEEPKKTDGDSDAK; from the coding sequence GTGAATATCGTGACCCTCCTCCCGTTCATCGTGCTCATCGGGGCCATGTTCCTGATGACCCGCTCTGCCAAGCGCAAGCAGCAGGCGGCCGCGTCGATGCGTAATGACATGCAGCCCGGCACCGGCGTCCGCACGATCGGGGGCGTGTACGCCACGGTCAAGGAGGTCAACGAGGAGACGGTCCTTCTCGACGCAGGCCCGGGCGTCGAGCTTCTCTTCGCGAAGAACGCGATCGGCGCCGTCCTCACCGACGACGAGTACAACCGCATCGTCCACGGCGTCGAGCACGACCTGAAGGACGACGCCGACACCGTCCCGGACGACGCCTCCTCCCTCACCGAGACCGACGAGCCCGCCGCCGACTCTTCCGACGACAAGCCCATCGACCTCGGCAAGAAGGACGCGGCCGACGAGCCGGCCGACGCCACCGAGGAGCAGGCTGAGGCCGCCGAGGCCAAGACGGACGAAGAGCCGAAGAAGACCGACGGCGACTCCGACGCGAAGTAG
- the ruvB gene encoding Holliday junction branch migration DNA helicase RuvB has product MNWDDTTDETAAERLVGSVADREDQAVEAALRPKDLGEFIGQEKVREQLDLVLRAARARGATADHVLLSGAPGLGKTTLSMIIAAEMGAPIRITSGPAIQHAGDLAAILSSLQEGEVLFLDEIHRMSRPAEEMLYMAMEDFRVDVIVGKGPGATAIPLELPPFTLVGATTRAGLLPPPLRDRFGFTAHMEFYEPTELERVIHRSANLLDVEIDPAGAAEIAGRSRGTPRIANRLLRRVRDYAQVKADGFITQDIAGAALKVYEVDGRGLDRLDRGVLEALLKLFGGGPVGLSTLAVAVGEERETVEEVAEPFLVREGLLARTPRGRVATPAAWAHLGLTPPRSSTGGNGQGDLFGA; this is encoded by the coding sequence GTGAACTGGGACGACACGACCGACGAGACCGCCGCCGAGCGGCTGGTGGGCTCGGTCGCCGACCGCGAGGACCAGGCCGTCGAGGCCGCCCTGCGCCCCAAGGACCTGGGCGAGTTCATCGGCCAGGAGAAGGTCCGCGAACAGCTCGACCTGGTGCTGCGCGCCGCACGCGCGCGTGGCGCCACCGCCGACCACGTGCTGCTCTCCGGCGCCCCCGGCCTCGGCAAGACCACCCTCTCGATGATCATCGCGGCCGAGATGGGCGCCCCCATCCGCATCACCAGCGGCCCCGCCATCCAGCACGCCGGCGACCTCGCCGCGATCCTCTCCTCCCTCCAGGAGGGCGAGGTCCTCTTCCTCGACGAGATCCACCGCATGTCGAGGCCCGCCGAAGAGATGCTCTACATGGCGATGGAGGACTTCCGCGTCGACGTCATCGTCGGCAAGGGCCCCGGCGCCACCGCGATCCCGCTCGAACTCCCGCCGTTCACCCTGGTCGGCGCGACCACGCGCGCGGGACTGCTGCCGCCCCCGCTGCGCGACCGCTTCGGCTTCACCGCGCACATGGAGTTCTACGAGCCCACCGAGCTGGAGCGCGTCATCCACCGCTCGGCGAACCTTCTCGACGTGGAGATCGACCCCGCCGGCGCCGCCGAGATCGCCGGCCGCTCCCGCGGCACCCCCCGTATCGCCAACCGGCTGCTGCGCCGCGTACGGGACTACGCGCAGGTCAAGGCCGACGGATTCATCACCCAGGACATCGCCGGAGCCGCCCTCAAGGTCTACGAGGTCGACGGGCGCGGTCTCGACCGGCTCGACCGCGGTGTCCTCGAAGCCCTGCTCAAGCTGTTCGGCGGCGGACCGGTGGGCCTGTCCACGCTCGCCGTCGCCGTGGGGGAGGAGCGTGAGACCGTCGAAGAGGTCGCCGAACCCTTCCTCGTACGGGAGGGGCTGCTGGCCCGCACCCCGCGCGGACGCGTCGCCACCCCCGCCGCGTGGGCGCATCTCGGCCTCACCCCGCCCCGCTCGTCAACCGGGGGAAACGGACAAGGGGACCTGTTCGGGGCGTGA
- the ruvA gene encoding Holliday junction branch migration protein RuvA, with the protein MIAFVSGTVAALAPDAAVVEVGGVGMAIQCTPNTLSTLRLGKPAKLATSLVVREDSLTLYGFVDDDERQIFELLQTATGVGPRLAQAMLAVHTPDALRRAVAAGDEKALMAVPGIGKKGAQKLLLEFKDRLGAPVGSAPAIGAPVTSGWRDQLHAALIGLGYATREADEAVAAVAPQAEAAEGAPQVGQLLKAALQTLNRAR; encoded by the coding sequence ATGATCGCCTTCGTCAGTGGCACGGTCGCCGCACTCGCTCCCGACGCCGCGGTGGTCGAGGTCGGCGGTGTCGGGATGGCCATCCAGTGCACGCCGAACACGCTGTCCACGCTCCGCCTCGGCAAGCCGGCCAAGCTCGCCACCTCGCTCGTCGTACGCGAGGACTCGCTCACCCTGTACGGCTTCGTGGACGACGACGAGCGCCAGATCTTCGAGCTCCTCCAGACCGCGACCGGCGTCGGCCCGCGGCTCGCGCAGGCGATGCTGGCCGTGCACACACCGGACGCGCTACGGCGAGCCGTGGCCGCCGGTGACGAGAAGGCGCTGATGGCCGTGCCCGGCATCGGCAAGAAGGGCGCGCAGAAGCTGCTGCTGGAGTTCAAGGACCGGCTCGGCGCCCCGGTGGGGTCCGCCCCGGCGATCGGCGCCCCGGTCACCAGCGGCTGGCGCGACCAACTGCACGCGGCCCTCATCGGCCTCGGATACGCCACCCGCGAGGCCGACGAGGCCGTGGCCGCCGTAGCACCGCAGGCCGAGGCGGCCGAAGGGGCGCCGCAGGTGGGGCAGTTGCTCAAGGCCGCCCTGCAGACCCTGAACCGCGCCCGCTAG
- the ruvC gene encoding crossover junction endodeoxyribonuclease RuvC, with translation MRVLGVDPGLTRCGVGVVEGVAGRPLTMVGVGVVRTPADAELGLRLVAIEQGIEAWLDEHRPEFVAVERVFSQHNVRTVMGTAQASAVAMLCAARRGIPVALHTPSEVKAAVTGSGRADKAQVGAMVTRLLRLDAPPKPADAADALALAICHIWRAPAQNRLQQAVAQNRLQQAVALHAAKTPNASKGRTA, from the coding sequence GTGCGTGTACTCGGGGTGGACCCCGGTCTCACCCGATGCGGCGTCGGTGTCGTCGAAGGTGTCGCCGGCCGGCCGCTCACCATGGTCGGCGTCGGTGTCGTACGGACCCCGGCGGACGCCGAGTTGGGGCTGCGGCTCGTCGCCATCGAGCAGGGCATCGAAGCGTGGCTGGACGAGCACCGGCCCGAATTCGTCGCCGTGGAGCGGGTGTTCAGCCAGCACAACGTACGGACGGTGATGGGCACCGCCCAGGCCAGCGCCGTAGCCATGCTGTGTGCCGCCCGGCGCGGCATCCCGGTCGCCCTGCACACCCCCAGCGAGGTCAAGGCCGCCGTCACCGGCAGCGGACGCGCCGACAAGGCGCAGGTCGGCGCCATGGTGACCCGGCTGCTACGGCTCGACGCGCCCCCCAAGCCCGCCGACGCGGCCGACGCCCTCGCCCTCGCGATCTGCCACATCTGGCGGGCCCCCGCGCAGAATCGCCTCCAACAGGCGGTCGCCCAGAACCGACTTCAGCAGGCCGTCGCCCTGCACGCGGCCAAGACTCCGAACGCATCGAAAGGCCGTACCGCATGA
- a CDS encoding YebC/PmpR family DNA-binding transcriptional regulator, producing MSGHSKWATTKHKKAVIDAKRGKLFAKMIKNIEVAARTGGADVSGNPTLFDAIQKAKKSSVPNKNIDSAVKRGAGLEAGGADYETIMYEGYGPNGVAVLIECLTDNRNRAASDVRVAMTRNGGNMADPGSVSYLFNRKGVVIVPKGELGEDDVLGAVLDAGAEEVNDLGESFEVISEATDLVAVRTALQDAGIDYDSADANFVPTMQVELDEDGARKIFKLIDALEDSDDVQNVFANFDVSDEVMEKVDA from the coding sequence ATGTCCGGCCACTCTAAATGGGCTACGACGAAGCACAAGAAGGCCGTGATCGACGCCAAGCGCGGCAAGCTCTTCGCGAAAATGATCAAGAACATCGAGGTCGCGGCCCGCACCGGTGGCGCCGATGTGTCCGGCAACCCGACGCTCTTCGACGCCATCCAGAAGGCCAAGAAGAGCTCGGTCCCGAACAAGAACATCGACTCCGCGGTCAAGCGTGGCGCCGGCCTCGAAGCCGGTGGCGCCGACTACGAGACGATCATGTACGAGGGTTACGGCCCCAACGGCGTCGCGGTGCTCATCGAGTGCCTCACCGACAACCGCAACCGCGCCGCCTCGGACGTCCGCGTCGCCATGACCCGCAACGGCGGGAACATGGCCGACCCCGGTTCCGTGTCGTACCTCTTCAACCGCAAGGGCGTCGTCATCGTCCCCAAGGGCGAGCTGGGCGAGGACGACGTCCTCGGTGCCGTGCTCGACGCCGGTGCCGAAGAGGTCAACGACCTCGGTGAGTCCTTCGAGGTCATCTCCGAGGCCACCGACCTGGTCGCGGTCCGCACCGCTCTCCAGGACGCAGGGATCGACTACGACTCCGCCGACGCCAACTTCGTCCCGACCATGCAGGTCGAGCTCGACGAGGACGGCGCCCGCAAGATCTTCAAGCTGATCGACGCCCTGGAGGACAGCGACGACGTGCAGAACGTCTTCGCCAACTTCGACGTCAGCGACGAGGTCATGGAGAAGGTCGACGCGTAG
- the pdxT gene encoding pyridoxal 5'-phosphate synthase glutaminase subunit PdxT — protein MTDAPVIGVLALQGDVREHLIALAAADAVARQVRRPEELAEVDGLVIPGGESTTISKLAVLFGVMDPLRARVRAGMPVYGTCAGLIMLADKILDPRSGQETVGGIDMIVRRNAFGRQNESFEAAVDVEGVEGDPVEGVFIRAPWVESVGAETEVLAEHEGHIVAVRQGNALATSFHPELTGDHRVHSLFVDMVRANLAPGS, from the coding sequence ATGACCGACGCACCTGTCATAGGCGTCCTGGCCCTCCAGGGCGACGTACGGGAGCACCTCATCGCCCTGGCCGCGGCCGACGCCGTGGCCAGGCAGGTCAGGCGCCCCGAGGAACTCGCCGAGGTGGACGGCCTCGTCATCCCCGGGGGTGAGTCCACCACCATCTCCAAGCTGGCCGTCCTCTTCGGAGTGATGGACCCCCTGCGCGCACGCGTGCGCGCCGGTATGCCCGTCTACGGCACCTGCGCCGGCCTGATCATGCTCGCCGACAAGATCCTCGACCCGCGCTCGGGCCAGGAGACGGTCGGCGGCATCGACATGATCGTGCGCCGCAACGCCTTCGGACGGCAGAACGAGTCCTTCGAAGCGGCTGTCGACGTGGAGGGCGTGGAGGGCGATCCTGTAGAGGGCGTCTTCATCCGCGCCCCCTGGGTCGAGTCCGTCGGTGCCGAGACGGAGGTCCTCGCCGAACACGAGGGCCACATCGTCGCGGTCCGCCAGGGCAACGCGCTCGCCACGTCGTTCCACCCGGAACTGACCGGCGACCACCGCGTGCACTCCCTGTTCGTCGACATGGTGCGCGCGAACCTGGCTCCGGGGTCCTAG
- the pdxS gene encoding pyridoxal 5'-phosphate synthase lyase subunit PdxS — MSSTPSSAQTPETGTARVKRGMAEQLKGGVIMDVVNAEQAKIAEDAGAVAVMALERVPADIRKDGGVARMSDPTMIEEIIEAVSIPVMAKSRIGHFVEAQVLQSLGVDYIDESEVLTPADEVNHSDKWAFTTPFVCGATNLGEALRRIAEGAAMIRSKGEAGTGNVVEAVRHLRQIKNEIAKLRGFDNNELYAAAKELRAPYEIVREVAELGKLPVVLFSAGGVATPADAALMRQLGAEGVFVGSGIFKSGDPAKRAAAIVKATTFYDDPKIIADASRNLGEAMVGINCDTLPETERYANRGW, encoded by the coding sequence GTGTCCAGCACCCCCAGCTCTGCCCAGACTCCCGAGACCGGCACCGCGCGTGTGAAGCGCGGTATGGCCGAGCAGCTCAAGGGCGGTGTGATCATGGACGTGGTCAACGCCGAGCAGGCGAAGATCGCCGAGGACGCCGGTGCCGTGGCCGTCATGGCCCTGGAGCGGGTTCCCGCCGACATCCGCAAGGACGGCGGCGTGGCCCGGATGTCCGACCCGACGATGATCGAGGAGATCATCGAGGCGGTCTCCATCCCGGTCATGGCCAAGTCCCGCATCGGCCACTTCGTCGAGGCCCAGGTCCTGCAGTCCCTCGGCGTCGACTACATCGACGAGTCCGAGGTCCTCACCCCGGCCGACGAGGTCAACCACTCCGACAAGTGGGCCTTCACGACCCCCTTCGTCTGCGGTGCCACCAACCTGGGCGAGGCCCTGCGCCGCATCGCCGAGGGCGCCGCCATGATCCGCTCCAAGGGCGAGGCCGGCACCGGCAACGTCGTCGAGGCGGTCCGCCACCTGCGCCAGATCAAGAACGAGATCGCCAAGCTGCGCGGCTTCGACAACAACGAGCTGTACGCCGCCGCCAAGGAACTGCGCGCCCCGTACGAGATCGTCCGCGAGGTCGCCGAACTCGGCAAGCTCCCGGTCGTGCTGTTCTCCGCCGGTGGCGTCGCCACCCCCGCCGACGCCGCGCTGATGCGCCAGCTCGGCGCCGAGGGCGTCTTCGTCGGCTCCGGCATCTTCAAGTCCGGCGACCCGGCCAAGCGCGCCGCCGCCATCGTGAAGGCGACCACCTTCTACGACGACCCGAAGATCATCGCCGACGCGTCCCGCAACCTCGGCGAGGCCATGGTCGGCATCAACTGCGACACCCTCCCCGAGACCGAGCGCTACGCCAACCGCGGCTGGTAA
- a CDS encoding glycosyltransferase family 4 protein, which translates to MRIGIVCPYSWDVPGGVQFHIRDLAEYFIRLGHEVSVLAPADDDTPLPPYVVSAGRAVPVPYNGSVARLNFGFLSAARVRRWLHDGEFDVIHIHEPTSPSLGLLACWAASGPIVATFHTSNPRSRAMLAAYAILQAALEKISARIAVSEYARRTLVEHLGGDAVVIPNGVDVDFFARAEPKPEWQGETIGFIGRIDEPRKGLPVLMKALPKILAERPDARLLVAGRGDEEEAVETLPKELRSRVEFLGMISDDDKARFLRSIDLYVAPNTGGESFGIILVEAMSAGAPVLASDLPAFAQVLDQGAAGELFTNEDADALAEAAVRLLRDPERLARLSRQGSAHVRRFDWSTVGADILSVYETVAAGAAAVATDERTGLRARFGLARD; encoded by the coding sequence GTGAGGATCGGCATCGTCTGCCCCTACTCCTGGGACGTGCCGGGCGGCGTCCAGTTCCACATCAGAGACCTCGCCGAGTACTTCATCCGGCTCGGCCACGAGGTGTCCGTGCTGGCTCCGGCCGACGACGACACCCCGCTGCCGCCGTACGTCGTCTCGGCCGGCCGCGCGGTACCGGTGCCGTACAACGGCTCCGTGGCCCGGCTCAACTTCGGTTTCCTGTCGGCCGCCCGGGTCCGACGCTGGCTGCACGACGGCGAGTTCGACGTCATCCACATCCACGAGCCGACCTCGCCGTCCCTGGGCCTGCTGGCCTGCTGGGCGGCTTCGGGCCCGATCGTGGCGACCTTCCACACCTCGAACCCGCGCTCCCGGGCGATGCTCGCCGCGTACGCCATCCTCCAGGCCGCTCTGGAGAAGATCAGCGCGCGGATCGCCGTGAGCGAGTACGCCCGCCGCACGCTCGTCGAACACCTCGGCGGGGACGCGGTGGTCATCCCGAACGGCGTCGACGTCGACTTCTTCGCCCGCGCCGAGCCCAAGCCCGAGTGGCAGGGAGAGACGATCGGCTTCATAGGGCGTATCGACGAGCCCCGCAAGGGCCTCCCGGTGCTGATGAAGGCCCTGCCGAAGATCCTCGCCGAGCGCCCGGACGCCCGGCTCCTGGTCGCCGGACGCGGCGACGAGGAGGAGGCCGTCGAGACGCTGCCCAAGGAACTGCGCTCACGCGTCGAGTTCCTCGGCATGATCAGCGACGACGACAAGGCCCGCTTCCTGCGCAGCATCGACCTCTACGTCGCTCCCAACACCGGCGGCGAAAGCTTCGGCATCATCCTCGTCGAGGCCATGTCGGCGGGCGCCCCGGTGCTCGCCTCCGACCTGCCCGCCTTCGCCCAGGTGTTGGACCAGGGTGCGGCCGGCGAGCTGTTCACCAACGAGGACGCGGACGCGCTCGCCGAGGCGGCCGTACGGCTGTTGCGGGACCCCGAGCGGCTGGCGCGGCTGAGCCGGCAGGGGAGCGCGCATGTCCGGCGCTTCGACTGGTCCACCGTCGGGGCCGACATCCTGTCCGTCTACGAGACGGTGGCCGCGGGCGCGGCGGCCGTCGCCACCGACGAACGCACCGGACTCCGGGCGCGGTTCGGACTGGCCCGCGACTGA
- a CDS encoding phosphatidylinositol mannoside acyltransferase: protein MSSAQERLTDALYGAGWSVVKKLPEPVAVRLGRTVADLAWKRRGKGVRRLESNYARVVPDASPERLAELSRAGMRSYLRYWMESFRLPAWSAERVRTGFDPKDVHHLTEGIASGRGVILALPHMANWDLAGAWVTTALETPFTTVAERLKPETLYDRFVAYREGLGMEVLPHSGGTAFGTLARRLRDGGLVCLVAERDLSASGVEVKFFGEATRIPAGPALLAQQTGALLLPVTLWYDDSPVMRGQVHPPVEVPESGDRAEKTSVMAQALADAFATGIADHPEDWHMLQRLWLADLDPTKGPS, encoded by the coding sequence GTGAGCAGTGCCCAGGAGCGGCTGACGGACGCGCTGTACGGCGCCGGCTGGAGCGTCGTCAAGAAGCTCCCCGAGCCGGTGGCCGTCCGGCTCGGCCGCACCGTCGCCGACCTCGCCTGGAAGCGGCGCGGCAAGGGCGTACGACGGCTGGAGAGCAACTACGCGCGCGTGGTCCCCGACGCGAGCCCCGAGCGGCTCGCCGAGCTCTCGCGCGCGGGCATGCGGTCGTACCTGCGCTACTGGATGGAGTCCTTCCGGCTTCCCGCATGGAGCGCCGAGCGCGTCAGGACGGGCTTCGACCCCAAGGACGTGCACCACCTGACCGAGGGCATCGCCTCCGGCCGCGGTGTCATCCTCGCACTGCCCCACATGGCCAACTGGGACCTCGCCGGCGCCTGGGTCACCACCGCGCTGGAGACCCCGTTCACCACGGTGGCCGAACGCCTCAAGCCGGAGACGCTCTACGACCGCTTCGTCGCCTACCGCGAGGGCCTCGGCATGGAGGTCCTCCCGCACAGCGGCGGCACCGCCTTCGGCACGCTCGCCCGGCGGCTGCGCGACGGCGGCCTGGTCTGCCTGGTCGCCGAACGCGATCTGTCCGCCTCCGGGGTCGAGGTCAAGTTCTTCGGCGAGGCCACCCGGATCCCCGCCGGACCGGCCCTCCTCGCCCAGCAGACGGGAGCGCTGCTGCTCCCGGTGACGCTCTGGTACGACGACTCGCCGGTCATGCGGGGGCAGGTCCATCCGCCGGTCGAGGTGCCCGAGTCAGGCGATCGGGCCGAGAAGACGTCTGTCATGGCACAGGCGCTGGCAGACGCCTTCGCCACCGGCATCGCCGACCACCCGGAGGACTGGCACATGCTGCAGCGCTTGTGGCTCGCGGATCTCGATCCCACGAAGGGACCCTCGTGA